AAcgccttccccccctcttctttaACCACAAAAGGGTgggtgagggggggaggaaaatAATAATAAGTGACCAATACCGCATATGTGATCGTCAAATGTGTCCTTGGTTCCATTAGCCGGCATCCAAATCGCTCTGGCCCGGAGTATTCGCCCTGTGGCATCGCGAGGCAAGTCAAGCTCCCCGTAAAAACCGCATCACCGGAGCCTCCCCTTCCAGGTAAAGTGCTTCTTCGGatccgccgccaacgcccgcatggcctcgacgtcgcccgtCTCGGGCCCGTTCTCGATCGTCCCGGCCTCCACCGCCAACCTGGCATACTTGACCGCAAGCTTGTTCCTGCCCAGCAGGTTGAAGTTCAGCGCCGCGGTGGTGTAGGCCCCGGCCATCTTGCTCTCCAGCCTCTCCTCGGCGTGCAGCTTCAGGAACCGCtcgaccgaggccgtcgtcaccgtcgcgCCGATGTCCGAGAGCCGCCTCTCAAGCTCCTCAATCTCCCACAGCCGCGCgtccgacgccgccaactGCTTCTGGGGCAACCCGCACTGCGAGCACCCGCACTCGAAGCCCCATGCCCGCTTGGCGCGGTGCTGCCGCACGGAGCGGGTGCTAAGCGGATCAAGGTACGAGATGGtcagctcctcgccgggcTTCACGGGCCGGACGACAGTCGTGCGGTGCCGCAGGTCCGGCCCGATGCGGAAGGCCACGTTAGGCCGACAGTCGTGGTTGTACCGCGACACCTCGGGGAAGTTGCCGTAGTGATGGCCATCGtcctgggcgccggcgccgccgacgtccaTCTGGAACGAATTGGTCGCCATGATGTCGCTGACGCGGTGCCCGCCAAAGTGGCCCATCTGACCCAAGAAGCTCCTACGCGTCGCGAACGGCAGGAACCCCGCGACAGAGTCTAGGAGGACGTGGCGGTCCGCCGGGGGCGCCCGCTCGATGAAGGCGCGGTGGGCGAGAAGGACAGGCGGTTTAAGCATGACGGTATCACCGCGTGCGAGAGTCTTGTTGGCGATCATGCCCAGGCCTTTGCCCTCGACCTCTGTGATGCGGAAGGAGGGATTTCTCGATGAGGGATCGTCTTCAAGAGCCTGGGCGCCCCGTAAGGTCTGCTCCAAGACTTTTGCCTTCTCGACGTTCTCCGGTGTCGAGATGATGACGATTCCACGTCCGTTCGCGAAGCCGCGATTCGCGTATAAGCAGTAGCTGCCCGAGCATCCATGGGGCCCAGTCCAGCCCATCGGTTCGGGttccgtcgtcgtcccatTTGGTCGCGTCCGTGTTTGTTCCGAGCCCTCGTCTTTCCTCTCTGATGGTGCGAACTCCCAGCTTGAGCATTCCAACAGCGACGACTTCTCTTCCAGCGGCGTCCAGGAGCAAGTCGGTGCCCCGTGCAAGTGCGCTTGGGCCTCTGATGCGACGCTGTAAGACGGCGCGAATGCGAGGGTGAGCAGCAACAAGGAAGAAACCATTTCTGCTTAAATGTCGGTCCGCCAGTTGACCAgcgaagaaagaaaaaaaccgaaaaaaaagaagaagaagaagaaaaacgaGGGCAGTATTGGGAGATGAATGTTTCCTTGCTGTCGAAGCCCTGTTTGCGTTTTCTGTAAGGTCGAGTGACCTAAAGTTAAATGATATGACATTTGTGCCCCGGAATCATGGTGATGGGACGAAAGCCTGGTCCTGTCTTGGttcccccccaaaagaaCCCCCACTACTTAGTTTCAGCAAGGCGCCTGAAACCTCGAGACAGGAGATGAGCGAGACGATGGCGCATCTTGCATCGCCCTGGGGCGTTCATTCGTCTCATGTGCTCTTGGGACGTAGCAGCCCAGCCCGTTGGCTCAGGGACTTTTCACCTTGGCAGCGCAGCCGGCAATcggtaggtaccttaccttgGCTATCACAGCGGGCTGCACATCAATCCATCGCTGGTTTCCACCGTCCGCGCCCGTAAAACGCCGTCAACGACCGACGACATCTCCTAGAGAAACACGTACAGAGGTAGACAGTTTGAAGAAAAGGCTAGTTCCAGATGCTGTCGTGAAACGTTTGATTAAATGAGAAAGCTCCCGTCTGTTACACTACCGGCGTTCTAGCAAGAGCCCAAAGCCAGTATATGTCAACGTTATCCCAACAGCGCGGTCCTCAACAACAATCCTTCAAGACCTCATGCACTGGCCCCTCTTACAAGGAGCTATGCACTTAGCATGGATAACTCACAGAATTCGTATTAACTGTGTCTCTCCTTGATACTTTCTCATGTTTGATGTGCGGGAATAAGGCCGGTTGTTGCTGAGATAATATGGCATGCTTGGTCTTCTGGATGACGGACCATTCATCTCGACTGTTGAGGTCGAGCCAGTACTGCGTCAATGTTCGAGAAGAGTCTCCGGTGTTACCGATCTATCCCAGAAGAGTATCTATGCCAGATGTTGAGCATTCGGTTGTTCGAGGCTACAAGCGCCGTTTGATCAATGTCTGCTCACCTGTAGAGGGGATGGGACATGGGGGAACAACCAAGCCCATGGACTTGAGAGACAGTGGAAAAGACCAACTCGCACCAACCTTGACATTTCTTCTCACAGACATTTGGCACTGAGAGAGTTGGTTCAAGGTATAGATGCTGGATCAGGCTGCCAATATTCAACAAGTACGATGACGGAGACGAATACCACCAACCGCGTGACAGCAGCATGTGTTGGGGTATGCCGATCAATAATAGCGGTGTGTGCTGTGATGTGCATGTAACTGTCTAAGTGGTTTTAGTGTGCACCTATTAAATGTGAGTATCGATGGATTCATGGGATAGCTACGGAGCTGAATGTCATTTTGATGCATGCTGCATTGTTGGTTGTGGGAGAGCCTGGTCCTCTACTCTAGCGTCACCAAACCTCATTTGGACGCTGCCAGATCCGACCTCGAGAGCTATACGATACTTCTTCCCAACGGAATAAGTAACTAAGACGGATCATACAAGATTAAACGTATGATTGTTACTAGCATTTAGACATGATTTTCGAGAATCCTGAAGACCATAACCACTTGCGGATTATGCTGACAGACTACCAACAAATCTAAACTGTTTGATCTGGCGGAAGACCTGACTGACCCGAAATCATCTTATCGTGATCCCTGGAATGAAGTTCCAGCTGTATCCTTCCTAAAGAAGCTAGCCTTGAAGACCAACACGTTGGATTGGCCGGGCAGGCCAAGACATGAATCATCCTTTGGAACGGCATGCAGAATGCTTGTTTCCAACA
The DNA window shown above is from Colletotrichum destructivum chromosome 2, complete sequence and carries:
- a CDS encoding Putative SET domain-containing protein; this encodes MVSSLLLLTLAFAPSYSVASEAQAHLHGAPTCSWTPLEEKSSLLECSSWEFAPSERKDEGSEQTRTRPNGTTTEPEPMGWTGPHGCSGSYCLYANRGFANGRGIVIISTPENVEKAKVLEQTLRGAQALEDDPSSRNPSFRITEVEGKGLGMIANKTLARGDTVMLKPPVLLAHRAFIERAPPADRHVLLDSVAGFLPFATRRSFLGQMGHFGGHRVSDIMATNSFQMDVGGAGAQDDGHHYGNFPEVSRYNHDCRPNVAFRIGPDLRHRTTVVRPVKPGEELTISYLDPLSTRSVRQHRAKRAWGFECGCSQCGLPQKQLAASDARLWEIEELERRLSDIGATVTTASVERFLKLHAEERLESKMAGAYTTAALNFNLLGRNKLAVKYARLAVEAGTIENGPETGDVEAMRALAADPKKHFTWKGRLR